From the genome of candidate division KSB1 bacterium:
CGTCCTGGCGGGAGTAAGTGTCATAATTCACATCATCTTCTTTGACTTTTTCAAGAACGAACTCATTTTTTACGCGATTCCTGCGTACCATGAGAAAGTGGAACCGATTGCCAGGCTAAGGGCGGAGCGCGAGAGACTGGGGAGGTCGGCCTTCGATAGGATTCACCGCCTTCTACTCACACTCTACATTGCCTTCTACGGCTGGGAGCGGGCGCTTACTGGCCTTGCGCTACCGAGGGGGTACCGCGGCTACCTGGAATGGTACGAGGGCGAAAGCGGCGTGCCGAAGGAAGTAAAGGAGCGGTTTCGAGCTAATTACCGACGGCACAACCGCGCGCTGGTACGCGGCTGGACGCTGATCGGCTCCACCGGCCACATCACCGTCTTCTTGCTGGCCGGGCTATGCAACCGGCTTGATCTGGTCTTTTGGGTAATTGCCGTCCCCTTTAACATCTGGACACTCTTGCTCGCCGTCGTGCAGCGACTTACCCTCACCCGCCAGCTCCGAGACGCCTACCGTCAAGCTCCCGGCAGTGCTCCCCCCTCATAGC
Proteins encoded in this window:
- a CDS encoding CDP-alcohol phosphatidyltransferase family protein; translation: MRLRELFFRSLKPVETEELPDLFIYRPLAFLFALALRPTPVTPNMVTLVAMAVGVASGYFFAHGTNRGALLGAIFLMIANVLDCTDGQLARLRGTSSRLGKTLDGLADMVVYVSIFAGVAIAMGHSSGAMTWWWVYAVLAGVSVIIHIIFFDFFKNELIFYAIPAYHEKVEPIARLRAERERLGRSAFDRIHRLLLTLYIAFYGWERALTGLALPRGYRGYLEWYEGESGVPKEVKERFRANYRRHNRALVRGWTLIGSTGHITVFLLAGLCNRLDLVFWVIAVPFNIWTLLLAVVQRLTLTRQLRDAYRQAPGSAPPS